A window of the Nycticebus coucang isolate mNycCou1 chromosome 3, mNycCou1.pri, whole genome shotgun sequence genome harbors these coding sequences:
- the LOC128581399 gene encoding annexin A8, with amino-acid sequence MAWWKAWVEQEGVTVKGSSHFNPDPDAETLYKAMKGIGTNEQVIIDVLTRRSNTQRQQIAKSFKAQYGKDLTETLKSELSGKFERLIVALMYPPYRYEAKELHDAMKGLGTKEGVIIEILASRTKNQLREIMKAYEEDYGSSLEEDIKADTSGYLERILVCLLQGSRDDVSSFVDPGLALQDAQDLYAAGEKIRGTDEMKFITILCTRSATHLMKVFEEYEKIANKSLEDSIKSETHGSLEEAMLTVVKCTRNLHSYFAERLYYAMKGAGTRDGTLIRNIVSRSEIDLNLIKCQFKKMYGRTLSSMITGDTSGDYKNALLSLVGSDP; translated from the exons ATGGCCTGGTGGAAAGCTTGG GTTGAACAAGAGGGTGTCACCGTGAAGGGCAGCTCCCACTTCAACCCAGACCCTGACGCAGAGACCCTCTACAAAGCCATGAAGGGGATCG GAACCAACGAGCAGGTCATCATCGATGTGCTCACCAGGAGAAGCAATACTCAGCGGCAGCAGATCGCCAAGTCCTTCAAGGCTCAGTATGGCAAG GATCTCACCGAGACCTTGAAGTCGGAGCTGAGTGGCAAGTTTGAGAGGCTCATTGTGGCCCTCATGTACCCGCCATACAGATACGAGGCCAAGGAGCTGCACGATGCCATGAAG GGCTTAGGAACCAAGGAAGGAGTCATCATTGAGATCCTGGCCTCTCGGACCAAGAACCAGCTGCGGGAGATAATGAAGGCATATGAGGAGG ACTACGGGTCCAGCCTGGAGGAGGACATCAAAGCAGACACGAGTGGCTACCTGGAGAGGATCCTGGTGTGCCTCCTGCAG GGCAGCAGAGATGATGTGAGCAGCTTCGTGGACCCAGGACTGGCCCTCCAAGATGCACAG GATCTGTATGCAGCAGGCGAGAAGATCCGCGGAACTGATGAGATGAAATTCATCACCATCCTGTGCACTCGCAGTGCCACTCACCTGATGAAAG TGTTTGAGGAATATGAGAAAATTGCCAATAAGAGCCTTGAGGACAgcatcaagagtgagacccacggCTCACTGGAGGAGGCCATGCTCACCGTCG TGAAATGCACCCGGAACCTCCACAGCTACTTTGCAGAGAGACTTTACTATGCCATGAAG GGAGCAGGGACACGCGACGGGACCCTGATAAGGAACATTGTTTCAAGGAGTGAGATTGACTTAAACCTTATCAAGTGTCAGTTCAAGAAGATGTACGGCAGGACCCTCAGCAGCATGATCACG GGAGACACCAGTGGTGACTACAAGAACGCCCTGCTGAGCCTGGTGGGCAGCGACCCCTGA